One bacterium genomic region harbors:
- a CDS encoding RluA family pseudouridine synthase, translating to MTEGTTYHFGVDTDIAGTRLDQLIPRLLPDLSRSRGQQLIGAGFVTINGVPAAKNYAVRGGDRLDVTIPPPAPAAPLPEAIPLEILYEDRDVVAVDKPAGMVVHPAPGHPGGTLVNALLAAVPTLSGIGGEVRPGIVHRLDKGTSGVVLVAKNDRAHRALAAQFAGRTVAKTYLALAWGVFAENEGVCDTPLGRDTKDRQKISARTRRPRAAITRWRVLRRLTDATLVELHPETGRTHQIRVHLAGMRHPILGDPAYGPRGPASAKAYRRASVRHGFRERLALHAWKLRFAPPGRRAPLEIEAPPPPEFAHLLP from the coding sequence ATGACAGAGGGGACGACCTACCATTTCGGGGTGGACACGGATATCGCGGGGACGAGGCTCGACCAGCTCATCCCGCGACTTCTGCCAGATCTCTCGCGCAGCCGGGGGCAGCAGCTCATCGGCGCCGGCTTCGTCACGATCAACGGCGTGCCGGCGGCGAAGAACTACGCCGTGCGCGGCGGCGACCGGCTCGACGTCACCATCCCGCCGCCCGCGCCCGCGGCGCCCCTTCCCGAGGCGATCCCCCTTGAGATCCTCTACGAGGACCGCGACGTCGTCGCCGTCGACAAGCCCGCCGGGATGGTCGTCCACCCCGCCCCGGGCCACCCCGGCGGCACGCTCGTGAACGCCCTGCTCGCGGCCGTCCCGACGCTCTCGGGCATCGGCGGCGAGGTGCGCCCCGGCATCGTCCATCGTCTCGACAAGGGCACCTCCGGCGTCGTCCTCGTCGCCAAGAACGACCGCGCCCACCGCGCCCTGGCCGCCCAGTTCGCGGGGCGCACCGTGGCCAAGACCTACCTCGCCCTCGCCTGGGGGGTCTTCGCGGAGAACGAGGGGGTCTGCGACACGCCCCTCGGGCGCGACACGAAGGACCGGCAGAAGATCTCGGCACGGACGCGCCGCCCGCGCGCCGCAATCACGCGCTGGCGCGTCCTGCGCCGGCTGACGGACGCGACCCTCGTGGAGTTGCACCCGGAGACGGGGCGCACGCACCAGATCCGCGTGCACCTCGCCGGGATGCGCCACCCGATCCTCGGCGACCCCGCGTACGGCCCGCGCGGCCCCGCCAGCGCGAAGGCCTACCGGCGCGCGAGCGTGCGGCACGGCTTCCGCGAGCGGCTGGCGCTGCACGCCTGGAAGCTGCGCTTCGCGCCGCCGGGGCGCCGCGCGCCGCTGGAAATCGAGGCCCCTCCCCCGCCCGAGTTCGCACATCTTCTCCCATGA
- a CDS encoding 4Fe-4S binding protein, producing the protein MSAPFPRLRGRLLLGTALAAVAFHWLRLWLFPAPPPDVRPLLPVAFPGAAAFGARGGEPPRWTAEVPAARGATVPGGVVVSSADLAPDVRGYAGPVPVLVGLAPDGTITGVALAPNNETPSYAARIDREGFLRQFTGRRAGDPLVLGQDVDGVTRATVTATAIAAGVRRSARVATRDILRLPVPPEPVTLAPVAWVGVAAIAATVLLGFASLVAGAPALRWASFAVSLGVLGLWQKTWVSAVNVANALLWRWPAAAERLPWYLLFGAAVAYAVLWRNLYCARLCPFGALQELLHAIVPWRLAAAPEEDRGARRLRIAFLWLATVAVFAFGIAEAANYEPFSTAFDWVGGRLQWALLGAVLLLALARHRPWCRYFCPTGTCLQLLGRMRTLNPFD; encoded by the coding sequence GTGAGCGCGCCGTTCCCGCGCCTGCGGGGGCGCCTGCTCCTCGGGACCGCCCTCGCCGCCGTGGCGTTCCATTGGCTGCGGCTCTGGCTCTTCCCCGCCCCGCCGCCGGACGTGCGCCCGCTGCTCCCCGTTGCCTTCCCCGGGGCCGCGGCGTTCGGCGCGCGCGGCGGCGAGCCGCCGCGCTGGACGGCCGAGGTGCCGGCGGCGCGCGGCGCGACGGTCCCCGGAGGCGTCGTGGTGTCGAGCGCCGATCTCGCCCCGGACGTGCGCGGCTACGCGGGCCCGGTGCCGGTGCTCGTCGGTCTCGCCCCCGATGGGACGATCACCGGCGTGGCCCTGGCGCCGAACAACGAGACGCCCTCGTACGCGGCGCGGATCGACCGGGAGGGCTTCCTCCGCCAGTTCACCGGGCGCAGGGCCGGCGATCCGCTCGTCCTCGGCCAGGACGTCGACGGCGTGACCCGCGCGACCGTCACCGCGACGGCGATCGCGGCGGGCGTGCGCCGCTCGGCGCGCGTGGCGACGCGGGACATCCTGCGCCTCCCCGTCCCGCCGGAGCCGGTGACGCTGGCTCCCGTGGCGTGGGTCGGGGTCGCGGCGATCGCCGCGACGGTCCTGCTGGGCTTCGCATCGCTCGTTGCCGGCGCGCCCGCGCTGCGCTGGGCATCGTTCGCCGTCTCCCTCGGCGTGCTCGGCCTGTGGCAGAAGACCTGGGTCTCCGCGGTCAACGTGGCCAACGCCCTGCTCTGGCGCTGGCCCGCCGCGGCGGAGCGCCTGCCGTGGTACCTGCTCTTCGGCGCGGCTGTGGCGTACGCGGTCCTCTGGCGCAATCTCTACTGCGCCCGCCTCTGCCCGTTCGGCGCGCTGCAGGAACTGCTGCACGCGATCGTCCCGTGGCGCCTCGCCGCCGCGCCCGAGGAGGATCGCGGCGCCCGTCGCCTGCGCATCGCCTTCCTCTGGCTGGCGACGGTGGCGGTCTTCGCGTTCGGGATCGCCGAGGCGGCCAACTACGAGCCCTTCAGCACGGCGTTCGACTGGGTCGGCGGCCGGCTGCAGTGGGCGCTGCTCGGAGCGGTGCTGCTGCTCGCGCTGGCGCGCCACCGCCCCTGGTGCCGCTACTTCTGCCCGACGGGCACGTGCCTGCAGCTGCTCGGGCGGATGCGGACCCTCAACCCCTTCGACTAG
- the pyrE gene encoding orotate phosphoribosyltransferase, translating into MTTVTAQAAGLLRLLKRTGALLEGHFLLSSGLHSDRYFQCARLLQHPRHAARVGRELAALCRPLGAGLVVSPALGGVIIGHEVGRALGVRAIFTEREQGVMRLRRGFEIAEGEQVLVVEDVVTTGKSTLEAAAAVTAAGGRVVGLASIVDRSGGVAFPYPFRALLRLRVATYPPEDCPLCREGKLPAVKPGSRENPQCAPARTGGR; encoded by the coding sequence ATGACGACCGTGACCGCGCAGGCCGCCGGGCTGCTGCGCCTGCTCAAGCGCACCGGAGCCCTGCTCGAGGGGCACTTCCTGCTCTCCTCCGGCCTGCACAGCGACCGCTACTTCCAGTGCGCGCGCCTGCTCCAGCACCCGCGGCACGCGGCGCGCGTGGGACGCGAGCTGGCCGCGCTCTGCCGGCCGCTCGGCGCCGGGCTCGTCGTCTCGCCGGCGCTCGGCGGCGTGATCATCGGCCACGAGGTGGGCCGCGCGCTCGGCGTGCGCGCGATCTTCACCGAGCGCGAGCAGGGCGTGATGCGCCTGCGCCGCGGCTTCGAGATCGCCGAGGGCGAGCAGGTGCTGGTCGTCGAGGACGTGGTGACCACGGGCAAGTCGACGCTCGAGGCGGCCGCGGCGGTCACCGCGGCCGGCGGGCGCGTCGTCGGCCTCGCGAGCATCGTCGACCGCAGCGGCGGTGTCGCGTTCCCCTATCCGTTCCGCGCGCTGCTGCGGCTGCGGGTGGCGACGTACCCGCCCGAGGACTGCCCGCTCTGCCGCGAGGGGAAGCTCCCGGCGGTGAAGCCCGGCAGCCGCGAAAACCCGCAGTGCGCGCCGGCACGGACGGGTGGAAGATAG
- the rpe gene encoding ribulose-phosphate 3-epimerase, with protein sequence MSAARRVIIAPSILSADFSRLGEEVRAVEAAGADWMHLDVMDGHFVPNLTIGPGIVKAVDRVTNLPLDVHLMIDNPAEFIEEFARAGADYLVVHQEGQPHLHRLAGRIRELGAKAGVALNPATPLSTVEDILPEIDLLLIMSVNPGFGGQAFIPAAVAKLRAARLLIDRVNPACLLEIDGGIKADNAALVREAGVDAIVSGSGIYGHRDYRAMIAALRGDAR encoded by the coding sequence ATGAGCGCAGCACGCAGGGTCATCATCGCGCCTTCCATCCTCTCCGCCGACTTCTCGCGCCTCGGCGAGGAAGTCCGCGCCGTCGAGGCCGCGGGGGCGGACTGGATGCACCTCGACGTCATGGACGGCCACTTCGTGCCGAACCTCACCATCGGCCCCGGCATCGTCAAGGCGGTCGACCGCGTCACGAACCTGCCGCTGGACGTGCACCTGATGATCGACAACCCCGCGGAGTTCATCGAGGAGTTCGCGCGCGCCGGCGCCGACTACCTGGTCGTGCACCAGGAGGGACAGCCGCACCTGCACCGGCTCGCCGGCCGAATCCGCGAGCTGGGCGCGAAGGCCGGCGTCGCGCTCAACCCGGCGACGCCGCTGAGCACGGTGGAGGACATCCTCCCGGAGATCGACCTGCTGCTGATCATGTCGGTCAACCCCGGCTTCGGCGGGCAGGCCTTCATCCCCGCGGCGGTGGCCAAGCTGCGCGCCGCCCGGCTGCTGATCGACCGCGTCAACCCGGCCTGCCTCCTGGAGATCGACGGGGGGATCAAGGCCGACAACGCCGCGCTCGTGCGCGAGGCGGGCGTCGACGCCATCGTCTCGGGCTCGGGCATCTACGGCCACCGCGACTACCGCGCCATGATCGCCGCGCTCAGGGGGGACGCACGATGA
- a CDS encoding diguanylate cyclase has product MEDSGHFPERWAAVQESIARVAGISLLTYDRHGALRAAAGHPELCRIMESSPEGARRCAADCHSRRRAVRDGGATVFFRCHAGLHCFAAALPGDGEGRATLLGGLALERAGDIDLVAEIARSLELPAAALRRAVGDLPFASPRLIADAAELTTRAAETIFAGEQALAAERSRVAVLSSLLALGADLARERDPHEVCSALLDAASIVAELRGACVLVRDEAAARFRLRASCGAPPAQLPLAGLAASSPLLRPALGAEAQALVTERSHIAGEGFPPGTASVTLFPVRAGDRVLAVLCVLDTSLGAAQCEALAALCRQAALSLSNALLREQLERRTRELERSVGIRDRLAPLLEWEEVLDAVLEEAVRQARAREASLMLLDRGDRSLRIARARGPRSVALREVSVPAGEGIAGRVAAEGRPLLVEEIERDERLRRPRRPRYRTGSFLVVPLLVRRRVVGVINLADKETDAAFSTEDLEAVLTVTANASWALQRSALHGRVQRLREQAVTDPLTKLANRRYLEARLREEMGRTNRHGAPFALTMIDVDAFKEFNDRQGHPAGDALLAAIAGVVRGAARDIDLVARYGGDEFAIVSPQTSAPAALSFAERIREAVATHRFGLAGLPEAGGITLSAGVAGYPADAGDLEGLVRAADAALYQAKAGGRNRVQRAGP; this is encoded by the coding sequence GTGGAAGATAGCGGGCACTTCCCCGAGCGCTGGGCGGCGGTCCAGGAGTCGATCGCGCGGGTCGCCGGCATCTCCCTGCTGACCTACGACCGGCACGGCGCCCTGCGGGCGGCCGCCGGCCACCCCGAGCTGTGCCGCATCATGGAGTCGAGCCCGGAGGGCGCACGCCGCTGTGCCGCCGACTGCCACAGCCGTCGCCGCGCGGTGCGCGACGGAGGGGCCACCGTCTTCTTCCGGTGCCACGCCGGTCTGCACTGCTTCGCGGCGGCGCTCCCGGGCGACGGAGAGGGCCGGGCCACGCTGCTCGGCGGTCTCGCGCTCGAGCGCGCGGGCGACATCGACCTCGTGGCCGAGATTGCGCGGTCGCTCGAACTCCCCGCGGCCGCGCTGCGCCGCGCCGTGGGCGACCTGCCGTTCGCCTCGCCCCGCCTGATCGCCGATGCCGCGGAGCTGACGACCCGCGCGGCGGAGACGATCTTTGCCGGCGAGCAGGCGCTCGCGGCGGAGCGCTCGCGCGTCGCGGTCCTCTCTTCGCTGCTCGCCCTCGGCGCGGACCTGGCGCGCGAGCGCGACCCGCACGAGGTCTGCAGCGCCCTGCTGGACGCCGCCTCGATCGTTGCGGAGCTGCGCGGGGCCTGCGTCCTGGTGCGCGACGAGGCCGCGGCGCGCTTCCGGCTGCGCGCCTCCTGCGGCGCCCCGCCGGCGCAGCTCCCGCTCGCGGGGCTCGCCGCCAGCAGCCCCCTGCTGCGTCCCGCCCTGGGGGCGGAGGCGCAGGCGCTCGTGACCGAGCGCTCGCACATCGCCGGGGAGGGCTTCCCGCCGGGCACGGCCTCCGTGACGCTCTTCCCCGTCCGGGCCGGCGACCGCGTGCTCGCCGTGCTCTGCGTGCTCGACACGTCGCTCGGCGCAGCCCAGTGCGAGGCGCTCGCCGCGCTCTGCCGGCAGGCGGCGCTCTCCCTGAGCAACGCGCTGCTGCGCGAGCAGCTCGAGCGGCGCACGCGCGAGCTCGAGCGCTCGGTCGGCATCCGCGACCGGCTCGCGCCCCTGCTGGAGTGGGAGGAGGTCCTCGACGCCGTCCTCGAGGAGGCCGTGCGCCAGGCGCGCGCCCGCGAGGCGTCGCTGATGCTCCTCGACCGCGGCGACCGCTCGCTCCGCATCGCCCGCGCCCGCGGGCCGCGCAGCGTTGCCCTGCGCGAGGTGTCGGTCCCCGCGGGCGAGGGGATCGCCGGGCGCGTGGCGGCCGAGGGACGGCCCCTGCTCGTCGAGGAGATCGAACGCGACGAGCGCCTGCGGCGGCCGCGGCGGCCGCGCTACCGCACGGGGTCGTTCCTCGTCGTGCCGCTGCTCGTGCGCCGGCGGGTCGTCGGCGTCATCAACCTGGCGGACAAGGAGACCGACGCGGCGTTTTCGACGGAGGACCTCGAGGCGGTGCTGACGGTGACCGCCAACGCCTCCTGGGCGCTCCAGCGCTCGGCGCTCCACGGGCGGGTGCAGAGGCTGCGCGAGCAGGCGGTGACCGACCCGCTGACGAAGCTCGCAAACCGCCGCTACCTGGAAGCGCGGCTGCGCGAGGAGATGGGCCGCACGAACCGCCACGGCGCCCCGTTCGCGCTGACGATGATCGACGTCGACGCCTTCAAGGAGTTCAACGACCGCCAGGGGCACCCCGCGGGCGATGCGCTGCTCGCCGCGATCGCCGGCGTCGTCCGCGGGGCGGCGCGCGACATCGACCTGGTGGCCCGCTACGGCGGCGACGAGTTCGCCATCGTCTCGCCCCAGACCAGCGCGCCGGCCGCGCTGTCGTTCGCCGAGCGGATCCGCGAGGCCGTCGCGACCCATCGCTTCGGCCTCGCCGGCCTGCCCGAGGCGGGGGGCATCACCCTCAGCGCGGGGGTCGCCGGGTACCCGGCGGATGCCGGGGACCTCGAGGGACTGGTGCGCGCCGCCGACGCGGCGCTCTACCAGGCGAAGGCCGGAGGAAGGAACCGCGTCCAGCGGGCCGGGCCGTGA
- a CDS encoding TIGR03960 family B12-binding radical SAM protein, protein MSKDTLLELKNPLQYLDGEVNAVRKDFEGAAARIALAFPDLYELGMSHQGLKILYEIVNARPEYLAERVFTPWLDREEQLRRDGAPLAALESGRPLAHFDVLGFTLPYELTYTNILTMLDLAGLPLLARDRDERHPLVAGGGPGAFNPEPLADFFDFFLLGDGEEAVIEIMDAVRASRELREDREAQLARLGRIEGVYVPRWYRADYDAAGRFAALVPLRDGAPARIRKRILADLDAAPYPVRPPVPFVETTHDRITIEIARGCIQRCRFCQAATTYRPYRERSARQVLEMAEAGLASTGYDELSLAALSCGDHRRIETLIAELMGRFARRRVSISLPSLRPGTITDPILREIGRVRRTGFTIAPEAGTQRLRDVISKGVTEEVILETCRRLFAAGWSGVKLYFMVGLPTETEEDRAGIVALVEKIRRVGREVSGRKPAVSAAVSSFVPKPHTPFQWEPQLLPGALRPIHRELREQLQKRGATFKWHHPDTSALEGLLARGDRRVGRVVRLAWEKGRRFDGWTEQFSLAPWLEACGEAGIDFEEAVARGRGLDEPLPWAHLGHPAQEQFLREEHERALATRASAPCPIDACEGCGVCETLPVLRDVAAAPAPPAAAARTQEVVDRLRLEFAKVGALRYLSHLGLARAVQRLFRRAGVPLAFSQGHSPHPRVHFGPPLPLGYEGEAEYLDFETAEPVDPAALLGRLAAAAPRGLEMRALVRVPARGRSLFDLIALQVYRVVLPKERLPGPDPGGWLVDRILGAAELPAQRERDGVVKTRDVRPLVRGAEIIGESADTVELRLELRRVGDASARPDEVLRAAGGFPAGEEIWWRIARTANLVAGDHDRWHTPTALPDGANSRIRPEYYAR, encoded by the coding sequence ATGAGCAAAGACACGCTTCTCGAGCTCAAGAACCCGCTCCAGTACCTCGACGGCGAGGTCAACGCCGTGCGCAAGGACTTCGAGGGCGCGGCGGCGCGCATCGCGCTGGCCTTCCCCGACCTCTACGAGCTGGGGATGTCGCACCAGGGCCTGAAGATCCTCTACGAGATCGTCAACGCCCGCCCCGAGTACCTCGCCGAGCGCGTGTTCACCCCCTGGCTCGACCGCGAGGAGCAGCTGCGGCGCGACGGCGCCCCGCTGGCGGCGCTCGAGTCCGGGCGGCCGCTCGCGCACTTCGACGTGCTCGGATTCACGCTGCCGTACGAGCTGACCTACACCAACATCCTCACGATGCTCGACCTCGCCGGCCTGCCGCTGCTCGCGCGGGACCGCGACGAGCGCCACCCGCTGGTCGCCGGCGGCGGCCCCGGCGCCTTCAACCCCGAGCCGCTCGCCGACTTCTTCGACTTCTTCCTGCTCGGCGACGGCGAGGAGGCGGTGATCGAGATCATGGACGCGGTGCGCGCCTCCCGCGAGCTGCGCGAGGACCGGGAGGCGCAGCTCGCGCGCCTCGGCCGCATCGAGGGGGTGTACGTGCCGCGCTGGTACCGCGCCGACTACGACGCCGCCGGCCGGTTCGCGGCGCTCGTGCCGCTGCGCGACGGGGCGCCGGCGCGCATCCGCAAGCGCATCCTCGCCGACCTCGACGCCGCGCCGTATCCCGTGCGCCCGCCGGTGCCGTTCGTCGAGACCACGCACGACCGCATCACGATCGAGATCGCGCGCGGCTGCATCCAGCGCTGCCGCTTCTGCCAGGCCGCCACCACGTACCGCCCGTATCGCGAGCGCAGCGCGCGCCAGGTGCTGGAGATGGCCGAGGCCGGGCTGGCGTCCACCGGGTACGACGAGCTCTCGCTCGCGGCGCTCTCCTGCGGCGACCACCGGCGCATCGAGACCCTGATCGCCGAGCTCATGGGCCGCTTCGCGCGCCGGCGCGTCTCGATCTCGCTGCCCTCGCTGCGCCCCGGCACGATCACGGACCCGATCCTGCGCGAGATCGGCAGGGTCAGGCGCACCGGCTTCACGATCGCGCCCGAGGCCGGCACCCAGCGGCTGCGCGACGTCATCAGCAAGGGCGTGACCGAGGAGGTGATCCTCGAGACCTGCCGGCGCCTCTTCGCGGCCGGCTGGAGCGGCGTGAAGCTCTACTTCATGGTCGGCCTGCCCACCGAGACGGAGGAGGACCGCGCGGGCATCGTCGCGCTCGTCGAGAAGATCCGCCGCGTCGGCCGCGAGGTCTCGGGCCGCAAGCCCGCGGTCAGCGCGGCCGTCTCGAGCTTCGTGCCCAAGCCGCACACGCCCTTCCAGTGGGAGCCGCAGCTGCTCCCCGGCGCGCTGCGGCCGATCCACCGCGAGCTGCGCGAGCAGCTGCAGAAGCGCGGCGCGACCTTCAAGTGGCACCACCCCGACACCTCCGCCCTCGAGGGGCTGCTCGCGCGCGGCGACCGCCGCGTCGGCCGCGTCGTGCGGCTCGCGTGGGAGAAGGGGCGGCGCTTCGACGGCTGGACCGAGCAGTTCTCGCTCGCGCCGTGGCTCGAGGCCTGCGGCGAGGCGGGGATCGACTTCGAGGAGGCCGTGGCGCGCGGCCGCGGCCTCGACGAGCCGCTGCCGTGGGCGCACCTGGGCCACCCGGCGCAGGAGCAGTTCCTGCGCGAGGAGCACGAGCGCGCCCTCGCGACGCGGGCCTCGGCCCCGTGCCCGATCGACGCCTGCGAGGGCTGCGGGGTCTGCGAGACGCTCCCCGTGCTCCGCGATGTCGCGGCCGCGCCGGCCCCGCCCGCCGCGGCCGCGCGAACGCAGGAGGTCGTCGACCGGCTGCGCCTCGAGTTCGCGAAGGTCGGCGCGCTGCGCTACCTCTCGCACCTGGGGCTGGCGCGCGCCGTCCAGCGCCTCTTCCGCCGCGCCGGCGTGCCGCTGGCCTTCTCGCAGGGGCACTCGCCGCACCCGCGGGTCCACTTCGGGCCGCCGCTGCCGCTGGGCTACGAGGGGGAAGCGGAGTACCTCGACTTCGAGACCGCGGAGCCGGTGGACCCGGCGGCGCTGCTCGGGCGCCTCGCCGCGGCCGCGCCGCGCGGCCTGGAGATGCGCGCGCTCGTGCGCGTGCCGGCGCGGGGCCGCTCGCTCTTCGACCTGATCGCGCTGCAGGTCTACCGCGTCGTCCTCCCCAAGGAGCGCCTGCCCGGGCCCGACCCGGGCGGCTGGCTCGTCGACCGGATCCTCGGGGCCGCGGAGCTGCCGGCGCAGCGCGAGCGCGACGGCGTCGTGAAGACGCGGGACGTGCGGCCGCTGGTGCGGGGCGCGGAGATCATCGGCGAGAGCGCCGACACCGTCGAACTGCGGCTGGAGCTGAGGCGCGTCGGGGACGCCTCGGCGCGGCCGGATGAAGTGTTGCGCGCCGCGGGGGGCTTCCCCGCGGGCGAGGAGATCTGGTGGCGCATCGCGCGCACCGCAAACCTTGTCGCAGGAGACCACGACCGATGGCACACGCCGACAGCCCTGCCGGACGGGGCGAACTCTCGCATCCGGCCCGAGTACTACGCACGGTGA
- a CDS encoding Rne/Rng family ribonuclease, translating into MVSSTPWEVRIALVEDGLPVEFIQEWRQDQGNAGSIYKGRVTKVLPGMQAAFVDIGQEKAGFLYISEISEELLEEDGEGDDDGGGGRRRGNRGQKIQDLLRVDQEVMVQIAKESIGTKGARLTSHISLPGRYLVLMPTEGHVGVSRRIAGEQERRRLREIIHRLKPEGHGVIIRTEAEECSEEELAADLTYLTRLWESIRRDCEAATAPALIHADLDVVLKTVRDLFTSDTDRLLIDSKEDHRRVEEFVKTFQPHLRTRVAHYAGKEPLFDAMGLEPELRKVLERKIWLKSGGHLTIDQAEALVAIDVNTGRFVGKGNLEETVLKTNLEAVKEIARQIRLRNLGGIIVLDLIDMNEHKNREKVHRALEEALRPDKANTKILKISEFGLVEMTRKRTRESVLQQQTKACPCCEGKGFVKDPVAVCHEIFRELLRLAPQVRGKRLEVRAHADVITLLLDAKRATLAEVEQLIKKQVTAKVETAFHEEKFEIVPG; encoded by the coding sequence GTGGTCAGCTCCACGCCCTGGGAAGTGCGCATCGCCCTCGTCGAGGACGGGCTGCCGGTGGAGTTCATCCAGGAGTGGCGGCAGGACCAGGGCAACGCCGGCAGCATCTACAAGGGGCGCGTCACGAAGGTGCTCCCGGGCATGCAGGCGGCGTTCGTCGACATCGGGCAGGAGAAGGCGGGCTTCCTCTACATCTCGGAGATCAGCGAGGAGCTTCTCGAGGAGGACGGCGAGGGCGACGACGACGGCGGGGGCGGCCGGCGGCGCGGGAACCGCGGCCAGAAGATCCAGGACCTGCTGCGCGTGGACCAGGAGGTCATGGTCCAGATCGCCAAGGAGTCCATCGGCACCAAGGGCGCGCGGCTGACCTCGCACATCTCGCTCCCCGGCCGCTACCTGGTGCTGATGCCGACCGAGGGGCACGTCGGGGTCTCGCGGCGCATCGCCGGCGAGCAGGAGCGCCGGCGGCTGCGCGAGATCATCCACCGCCTCAAGCCCGAGGGGCACGGGGTCATCATCCGCACCGAGGCCGAGGAGTGCTCCGAGGAGGAGCTCGCGGCCGACCTGACGTACCTCACGCGTCTCTGGGAGAGCATCCGGCGCGACTGCGAGGCGGCCACCGCCCCGGCGCTGATCCACGCCGACCTCGACGTCGTGCTCAAGACCGTGCGCGACCTGTTCACCTCCGACACCGACCGGCTGCTCATCGACAGCAAGGAGGACCACCGCCGGGTCGAGGAGTTCGTCAAGACCTTCCAGCCGCACCTGCGGACGCGGGTCGCGCACTACGCGGGCAAGGAGCCGCTCTTCGACGCGATGGGCCTCGAGCCCGAGCTGCGCAAGGTGCTCGAGCGCAAGATCTGGCTCAAGTCGGGCGGCCACCTGACGATCGACCAGGCCGAGGCGCTCGTGGCGATCGACGTCAACACCGGGCGCTTCGTCGGCAAGGGGAACCTCGAGGAGACCGTCCTCAAGACGAACCTCGAGGCGGTGAAGGAGATCGCCCGCCAGATCCGCCTGCGCAATCTCGGCGGGATCATCGTGCTCGACCTCATCGACATGAACGAGCACAAGAACCGCGAGAAGGTCCATCGCGCGCTCGAGGAGGCGCTGAGGCCCGACAAGGCCAACACGAAGATCCTCAAGATCTCGGAGTTCGGCCTCGTCGAGATGACGCGCAAGCGCACGCGCGAATCGGTGCTCCAGCAGCAGACCAAGGCCTGCCCCTGCTGCGAGGGCAAGGGCTTCGTCAAGGACCCGGTCGCCGTCTGCCACGAGATCTTCCGGGAGCTGCTGCGGCTGGCCCCGCAGGTGCGCGGCAAGCGCCTGGAGGTGCGCGCCCACGCCGACGTGATCACGCTGCTGCTGGATGCCAAGCGCGCGACCCTCGCGGAGGTCGAGCAGCTCATCAAGAAGCAGGTCACGGCGAAGGTCGAGACCGCCTTCCACGAGGAGAAGTTCGAGATCGTCCCGGGCTAG